A stretch of Shewanella dokdonensis DNA encodes these proteins:
- a CDS encoding ACP phosphodiesterase, whose amino-acid sequence MNFLAHLHLADISGTSLAGNLAGDFAKGNITDHPFHLQQGIWLHRQIDRITDEHELTRDLRRQFPKALQRVAPVLMDLAFDHMLARYWEEYHQQTLAVFCAQAYQQLEQTTELPERLQRLLPMMKQDNWLCAYAGRAGLEAALQGVSRRISQPQLFQGAAVALKSSMLKSRSPFALYIHN is encoded by the coding sequence ATGAACTTTCTGGCCCATCTGCATCTGGCCGATATTAGCGGAACCTCTCTTGCTGGCAACCTCGCGGGCGACTTCGCCAAAGGCAATATCACAGACCATCCATTCCACCTGCAACAAGGGATCTGGCTGCATCGCCAAATTGATCGCATCACCGATGAACATGAGCTGACCCGCGACTTGCGCCGCCAGTTTCCCAAAGCACTGCAACGGGTAGCACCAGTGCTGATGGATTTAGCGTTTGACCACATGCTGGCACGCTACTGGGAGGAATATCATCAGCAAACGTTAGCCGTATTTTGCGCCCAGGCTTACCAACAATTGGAGCAAACCACCGAGTTACCAGAGCGCCTGCAACGCCTGCTCCCTATGATGAAACAAGACAACTGGTTATGCGCTTACGCGGGACGCGCTGGGCTGGAAGCCGCCTTGCAAGGTGTTAGCCGACGCATATCCCAACCCCAGTTGTTTCAGGGAGCCGCTGTGGCACTCAAAAGCTCGATGTTGAAGTCGAGATCGCCTTTCGCACTTTATATCCACAATTGA
- a CDS encoding ABC transporter ATP-binding protein, whose product MFNLFEGWTNPLPDIDPPQPPKGLLAFCRHYTRGFEKPLIIMSLLTASLAVLEVSLFGFMGQLVDWLVTKDPATLLEQEGGKLLGMTLMVLVLIPLLTLAHALIVYQSLLGNYPMSVRWLAHKYLLKQSVAFYQNDFAGRIATKVMQTSLAIRETVMKLLDVLVYILVYFTSMVVMMARADWRLMLPMMMWLVCYVCLQWYFVPRLKRVASEQADARSTMTGRIVDSYTNITTVKLFAHTHQEADYARNSMTGFLHTVYQQMRLVTGINVSVQILNYLLAFAVAALSIWLWMGSAITVGAIAIAVSLALRLNGMSQWIMWEVSALFENIGTVTDGMHTLSQPAKITDAPAAQPIQVAKGAIDFNHVNFHYGEQNGVLNNLDLHIKPGEKIGLVGRSGAGKSTMVNLLMRFYDVEDGSICIDGQNIREITQDSLRSNIGMVTQDTSLLHRSIRENILYGRPDATEVEMLQAIEKAQAKEFIATLTDPKGNSGLDAQVGERGVKLSGGQRQRIAIARVLLKDAPILILDEATSALDSEVEAAIQESLYQLMEGKTVIAIAHRLSTIAAMDRLIVLDQGRVVEQGTHQQLLQHNGIYAHLWAHQTGDSLALTRFNHQNG is encoded by the coding sequence CTGTTCAATCTCTTTGAAGGCTGGACTAATCCGTTACCAGATATAGATCCGCCACAACCTCCGAAAGGACTACTGGCATTTTGCCGTCACTACACCCGCGGTTTTGAAAAACCACTCATCATCATGTCATTACTGACGGCATCGCTGGCGGTATTAGAAGTCTCACTGTTTGGCTTTATGGGGCAATTAGTCGACTGGTTAGTAACCAAAGACCCCGCTACCTTGCTGGAACAAGAAGGCGGTAAGTTACTGGGCATGACACTGATGGTGTTGGTGCTGATCCCGCTGCTAACGCTGGCTCATGCACTGATTGTATATCAGAGCCTGCTAGGTAATTATCCTATGTCGGTGCGCTGGCTAGCACACAAATACCTGCTTAAACAAAGTGTGGCTTTTTACCAAAATGATTTTGCCGGGCGAATTGCCACCAAGGTGATGCAAACATCCCTGGCGATCCGTGAAACCGTGATGAAACTGCTGGATGTACTGGTCTACATTCTGGTGTATTTCACTTCTATGGTGGTGATGATGGCACGCGCTGACTGGCGCTTGATGTTACCCATGATGATGTGGCTGGTATGTTACGTCTGTCTGCAATGGTATTTTGTGCCGCGCTTGAAACGCGTGGCCAGTGAACAGGCTGATGCCCGCTCCACCATGACCGGCCGGATCGTAGATAGCTACACCAATATCACCACGGTAAAACTCTTTGCCCATACCCATCAGGAAGCAGACTATGCCCGCAATAGCATGACAGGCTTTTTGCATACGGTTTATCAGCAGATGCGCCTAGTCACTGGCATCAATGTCAGTGTGCAGATACTGAACTATCTGCTGGCATTTGCCGTTGCCGCCCTGTCTATCTGGTTGTGGATGGGCAGCGCCATCACAGTAGGCGCCATTGCCATTGCCGTCAGTCTGGCGCTTCGGCTCAATGGCATGTCACAGTGGATCATGTGGGAAGTCAGCGCGCTGTTTGAAAACATAGGTACTGTCACGGACGGTATGCATACGCTATCGCAGCCCGCCAAGATTACCGATGCACCGGCAGCACAACCCATACAGGTTGCGAAAGGGGCTATCGACTTCAACCATGTCAATTTCCATTACGGCGAACAAAACGGGGTACTGAATAATCTGGATCTGCATATCAAACCCGGCGAAAAAATTGGTTTGGTCGGCCGTTCCGGTGCGGGTAAGTCAACGATGGTCAACCTGTTGATGCGTTTTTATGATGTCGAAGACGGTAGCATCTGTATTGATGGGCAGAATATCCGCGAGATCACACAGGATTCATTGCGCTCTAACATCGGGATGGTGACCCAGGATACTTCACTGCTGCACCGCTCCATTCGGGAAAATATTCTCTATGGTAGGCCCGATGCCACAGAAGTAGAAATGCTACAGGCCATTGAAAAAGCACAGGCAAAAGAATTTATTGCAACCCTGACAGATCCTAAAGGGAATAGTGGCCTGGACGCCCAAGTGGGAGAACGCGGCGTTAAGCTCTCTGGTGGGCAGCGCCAGCGTATTGCCATCGCGCGAGTGCTGTTAAAAGATGCACCAATCCTGATTTTGGATGAAGCTACTTCTGCACTGGACTCTGAAGTTGAAGCGGCTATCCAAGAAAGTCTCTATCAACTGATGGAAGGCAAAACCGTTATTGCCATCGCCCACCGGCTATCCACCATAGCCGCGATGGATCGGTTGATAGTGTTAGATCAAGGACGAGTGGTTGAACAGGGAACCCACCAGCAACTGCTGCAACACAACGGCATTTATGCACACTTGTGGGCTCATCAGACCGGGGATTCCTTGGCGTTGACTAGGTTCAACCATCAGAACGGTTAA
- a CDS encoding protein phosphatase: protein MELIWLNDNVAALTMTPQLALPQLMQAHQLLALLQLQPTATVNAAVAELQLPLPECLTPDEQLLQTLAQLLPQAHSFVAQQLQLGHKLLLTAADAGLLGIMMAELLMSDGAAPVHAVAQVRSLYEDAFADDGWDQFVFDVLYRLQG, encoded by the coding sequence GTGGAACTGATCTGGTTAAATGATAATGTCGCCGCGTTAACAATGACGCCGCAGCTTGCGTTACCGCAATTAATGCAAGCACATCAGTTGCTTGCATTATTGCAGTTGCAGCCAACTGCCACCGTGAATGCTGCGGTGGCTGAACTACAATTGCCATTACCTGAGTGCTTGACGCCAGATGAGCAATTACTGCAAACCTTAGCGCAGTTATTACCGCAGGCTCATAGTTTTGTGGCGCAGCAGTTGCAATTAGGACATAAGCTGTTGCTGACGGCGGCTGATGCCGGACTGCTGGGGATCATGATGGCGGAATTGTTGATGAGCGATGGTGCGGCCCCAGTGCATGCGGTGGCACAAGTTCGGTCATTATATGAAGATGCTTTTGCTGATGATGGCTGGGATCAGTTTGTTTTTGATGTGCTTTATCGACTACAAGGCTAA
- a CDS encoding chemotaxis protein CheV — MKNKANQSQGLLLFRLSQRQLFAMGTLKIRELVPFQPLSQLPNAHPCVVGAAAIRGHTIPVVDMAAAVGYAPISQNEMASSYIIITDCQRMVIGFLVRGIEKIVECNWRDIESPPSNLGKNAFLTGVTRYDNQLIQLLDLELLLSKIFPLAAQNLAGVTDIQRELLRPLRILLVDDSKVARKQLCDALDDLNIPYDVTSNGKEALSIMEQCAAEQKPIDILVSDIEMPGLDGYELAFEVRDNPLLRHAYIILHTSLSSEISVSQAHQVGANEALTKFDARELVEAMLRGAKSLTEK; from the coding sequence ATGAAAAACAAGGCCAACCAGTCGCAAGGGCTGCTGCTATTTCGTTTGTCGCAGCGTCAGTTATTTGCCATGGGAACCTTGAAAATTCGTGAGTTGGTGCCATTCCAACCACTGAGTCAACTACCTAACGCGCATCCCTGCGTTGTCGGCGCCGCGGCTATTCGCGGACACACCATTCCGGTGGTGGATATGGCAGCCGCCGTTGGTTATGCACCTATTAGCCAGAATGAAATGGCATCGTCTTATATCATCATCACGGACTGCCAGCGGATGGTGATAGGATTTTTGGTGCGCGGCATTGAAAAAATTGTGGAGTGTAATTGGCGCGATATCGAATCGCCGCCATCCAATCTTGGTAAAAATGCGTTTCTTACCGGGGTGACTCGTTACGATAACCAGTTGATCCAACTGCTGGATTTGGAACTGTTATTATCCAAAATTTTCCCACTGGCAGCACAGAATCTTGCTGGGGTGACCGATATTCAACGTGAGCTGCTGCGGCCGTTGCGCATTTTGTTGGTTGATGACTCGAAAGTGGCCCGTAAACAGCTATGCGATGCTTTAGATGATCTCAATATCCCCTATGATGTCACTTCCAACGGCAAGGAAGCCTTGTCGATTATGGAGCAGTGTGCTGCGGAACAAAAACCGATAGATATTCTGGTGAGTGACATTGAAATGCCGGGGCTTGATGGTTACGAACTGGCATTTGAGGTGCGTGATAATCCGCTGTTACGTCACGCCTATATTATTTTGCACACTTCACTTTCGAGCGAAATCAGCGTCAGTCAGGCGCATCAAGTAGGCGCTAATGAAGCCCTGACAAAGTTTGATGCCCGTGAACTGGTTGAAGCCATGCTACGTGGCGCCAAGTCGCTGACAGAAAAGTAA
- a CDS encoding methylated-DNA--[protein]-cysteine S-methyltransferase, producing the protein MSHHLISTTRPLLPVAELTMDSPCGPLWLAASSAGLTDLRPVSARLAVSQATTPASVTQAREWLLQTVAQLQQYFAGERREFSIPLAPIGTAFQRRVWQQLLQIPYGNVSSYGELANRLQQPKAARAVGSANGANPIAIMIPCHRVIGKNGTLTGYAWGLTMKQQLLALEQAEA; encoded by the coding sequence ATGAGCCACCATCTGATATCAACCACGAGGCCGTTATTGCCAGTGGCGGAGCTAACCATGGACTCGCCTTGTGGCCCTTTGTGGTTGGCCGCAAGCAGTGCCGGATTAACTGATCTCAGGCCAGTATCGGCGCGCTTGGCTGTCTCTCAGGCAACAACCCCAGCGTCAGTCACGCAGGCTCGCGAGTGGTTGTTGCAAACGGTAGCGCAGCTGCAACAGTATTTTGCTGGGGAGCGGCGTGAATTCAGTATCCCGTTAGCCCCAATCGGTACAGCGTTTCAACGGCGGGTTTGGCAACAGCTGTTACAAATTCCCTACGGTAATGTCAGCAGTTATGGTGAATTAGCTAACCGTTTACAACAACCCAAGGCGGCCAGAGCGGTGGGTAGTGCGAACGGTGCCAATCCTATTGCGATTATGATCCCCTGTCATCGGGTGATAGGAAAAAATGGTACGCTGACGGGCTATGCTTGGGGGCTGACGATGAAGCAGCAATTGCTGGCGTTAGAGCAGGCAGAAGCGTAA
- a CDS encoding DNA-3-methyladenine glycosylase 2 family protein, translating into MSISSLSTAICRQARLSRDPRFDGRFFVGVLSTGIYCRPVCPAVSASEKNVQYFASAAAAAASGLRPCLRCRPESAPGSSAWRGTRTTLERAMCLIEQGALNGDTQQAVELLAQRLGISSRWLRKLFADALGTSPLQYAIYCRLLFAKQLLHETDMPVTQVALASGFNSIRRFNEVFQQRLQLTPSAIRHRPAVESAPANIALYLSYRPPYAWQSLRQFLQQRAVAGMEWFEQHDEQGYGRTLVVKQLQQQLRGWFFAVNEPEQHRFKVEVALVADDALSLLPMWLRQLRQVLDLDAEPAAINRGLSALLHLLPQLQLQPGLRLPGCGSVAEAGVRAILGQQVSLSQATQLLRQLLQQAGETLQINGRDCVFFPALTALTGAVCAALPMPQSRQQTLQRLADYLQTVTQPSTADQALLDDWQTLKGIGPWTVAYAAMRGLSAPDVLLSGDLVVKKQLLQLLPATAAADMKTTMQQIVATASPWGSYLTLTLWQQAAANNTTNNPNSDNRRSRI; encoded by the coding sequence ATGAGTATTTCCAGTTTATCGACGGCGATTTGTCGTCAAGCGCGTCTTAGTCGAGATCCCCGTTTTGATGGGCGTTTTTTTGTGGGAGTGCTGAGCACAGGGATCTATTGTCGTCCAGTATGTCCCGCGGTGAGCGCCAGTGAGAAAAATGTGCAATATTTTGCCAGTGCTGCGGCGGCAGCGGCCTCGGGTTTACGTCCCTGTTTACGTTGCCGCCCTGAAAGTGCGCCCGGTTCCAGTGCCTGGCGTGGTACCCGTACCACTTTAGAGCGAGCAATGTGTCTGATAGAGCAGGGCGCGCTCAACGGTGACACACAACAAGCCGTTGAATTACTGGCGCAGCGGTTGGGGATCAGTAGCCGCTGGCTGCGAAAACTATTCGCTGATGCGTTAGGCACCTCGCCTTTGCAGTACGCTATCTATTGCCGCCTATTGTTTGCTAAACAGTTATTGCATGAAACCGATATGCCGGTGACCCAAGTGGCATTGGCTTCAGGATTCAATAGCATACGGCGTTTCAATGAGGTCTTTCAGCAGCGATTACAGCTAACGCCAAGCGCTATCCGGCATCGCCCGGCAGTTGAGTCAGCGCCAGCTAACATCGCACTTTATCTGAGTTATCGGCCGCCCTACGCTTGGCAGTCGTTGCGACAGTTTTTACAGCAACGCGCCGTTGCGGGCATGGAATGGTTTGAACAACATGATGAACAAGGTTATGGCCGTACACTGGTCGTCAAACAGTTACAGCAACAGCTTCGAGGCTGGTTTTTTGCTGTGAATGAACCTGAGCAACATAGGTTTAAGGTAGAGGTCGCGCTGGTTGCAGACGATGCGCTCAGTTTGTTGCCGATGTGGTTACGGCAATTAAGACAGGTGTTGGACTTGGATGCCGAACCTGCGGCGATTAACCGTGGCTTATCGGCATTACTGCATTTGTTGCCACAACTGCAATTACAGCCAGGATTACGGCTGCCAGGCTGTGGCTCAGTTGCAGAGGCGGGTGTAAGGGCCATACTGGGGCAACAGGTCAGTTTGTCACAAGCCACCCAATTGTTGCGGCAACTGTTGCAACAAGCAGGCGAAACATTGCAGATAAATGGCCGAGACTGTGTGTTTTTCCCAGCACTGACCGCGTTGACTGGCGCTGTGTGTGCGGCACTGCCAATGCCACAAAGTCGGCAGCAGACATTACAGCGCCTGGCCGATTATCTGCAAACCGTAACTCAGCCTTCTACCGCCGACCAAGCGTTATTAGACGACTGGCAAACCCTTAAAGGCATCGGCCCGTGGACCGTTGCTTATGCCGCAATGCGGGGGCTTTCAGCGCCTGATGTTTTGTTAAGCGGTGATTTGGTGGTCAAAAAACAATTACTACAGTTGTTGCCAGCAACTGCCGCCGCAGACATGAAAACCACAATGCAGCAGATTGTGGCCACCGCATCGCCTTGGGGCAGTTATCTGACGTTAACTCTCTGGCAGCAAGCGGCTGCCAATAATACTACCAATAACCCTAATAGTGACAATCGTCGGAGTCGCATATGA
- a CDS encoding methyl-accepting chemotaxis protein: protein MNWRKMKIAWRAGVSFGLIAIIMILMAVFSVQQMNQLNNASTEINKNWLPSVRQNSALLYLTQKLRVAEFTHVQQSREEDMRATEQQFVVIMQDIENSEKQYQHLIDPNSAEEKQLFERYSQTKQHYLAQHDEFLVISKQNLTQQAFSKLMDMEPTAKELEQALQAMIEFNNKGAANASDAGDMRYEFAMTAIGIVLLLSFAVMGVISVIFTRSIVRPLAEAVASAEAVADGNLNHVINDEGSDEPAAVMRAMQNMQRQLRDTISQISTASTALSNAALLLNQQTDANRQELNIQNGEIQSAATAVTEMTSAVEEVALNAQSTSDATEKAESSVQDGFAQVAQTTEQIVAVGKEITRSNQLSSDLARRVDDISKVLDVIRAIAEQTNLLALNAAIEAARAGDQGRGFAVVADEVRTLALRTQNSTEEIESTIRLVQQESRQAADAMQKSHQQAQAMEENARATRQSIEIIASQIKDISQRTLLIASAAEEQVAVAREVDQNLNNIQSASSTITDGANQTATASTELQQLAQRLKDLVSRFQF from the coding sequence ATGAACTGGCGTAAAATGAAAATTGCTTGGCGTGCTGGTGTAAGTTTCGGTTTGATTGCAATCATTATGATCTTGATGGCAGTTTTTTCTGTGCAGCAGATGAATCAGCTCAATAACGCGTCCACCGAAATCAACAAAAACTGGCTACCGAGTGTACGTCAGAATTCGGCTTTACTATATCTCACCCAAAAATTGCGAGTCGCAGAATTTACCCATGTACAGCAGTCCCGAGAAGAAGATATGCGTGCGACTGAGCAACAATTTGTGGTGATCATGCAGGATATCGAAAACTCTGAAAAACAATATCAACATCTTATCGATCCCAACTCTGCAGAAGAAAAACAACTATTTGAGCGTTATTCCCAAACAAAACAACATTATCTAGCACAACATGATGAATTTTTAGTCATCTCCAAGCAAAACCTGACACAGCAGGCCTTTTCTAAATTAATGGACATGGAGCCCACCGCCAAAGAACTTGAACAAGCGTTGCAGGCGATGATTGAGTTCAACAACAAAGGGGCGGCCAACGCCAGTGATGCTGGCGATATGCGTTACGAGTTTGCCATGACCGCCATAGGCATTGTGTTGTTGCTCAGTTTTGCCGTCATGGGCGTTATCAGTGTGATATTTACTCGCAGCATTGTGCGGCCACTGGCCGAAGCTGTTGCCAGTGCAGAAGCTGTAGCGGATGGCAATCTTAATCATGTCATCAACGATGAAGGTTCCGATGAACCCGCGGCGGTGATGCGCGCCATGCAAAATATGCAGCGGCAGTTGCGAGATACCATTAGCCAAATATCTACCGCATCAACCGCGCTTTCCAATGCAGCGTTATTGTTGAATCAACAAACAGATGCCAATCGACAAGAACTTAATATCCAAAATGGTGAAATTCAATCCGCTGCGACCGCAGTAACGGAAATGACCAGTGCAGTAGAAGAGGTTGCCCTCAATGCACAGTCCACCTCAGATGCGACAGAGAAAGCAGAATCGTCGGTGCAAGATGGTTTCGCCCAAGTTGCACAAACCACCGAGCAGATAGTCGCGGTGGGTAAAGAGATCACCCGTTCAAATCAACTTTCCAGCGATTTAGCCCGTAGAGTTGATGATATCAGTAAGGTGCTGGATGTTATTCGCGCGATTGCGGAGCAAACTAACTTGCTGGCCTTAAATGCTGCGATTGAAGCTGCACGGGCAGGCGATCAAGGCCGTGGTTTTGCCGTGGTAGCTGATGAGGTGCGCACACTGGCACTGCGGACACAAAATTCCACCGAAGAGATTGAGTCGACCATCAGATTAGTGCAGCAAGAGTCTCGCCAGGCGGCGGACGCCATGCAAAAAAGCCATCAGCAGGCGCAGGCAATGGAGGAGAACGCACGGGCAACACGTCAGAGTATTGAGATAATCGCCTCGCAGATTAAAGATATCAGTCAACGCACCCTATTAATCGCTAGCGCCGCAGAAGAACAGGTAGCGGTCGCCAGAGAAGTAGACCAAAACCTAAATAATATTCAAAGTGCCTCGTCCACGATTACCGATGGGGCCAATCAAACCGCAACCGCCAGTACAGAATTACAGCAACTGGCGCAACGACTGAAAGATTTAGTCAGTCGTTTTCAGTTCTAA
- a CDS encoding RluA family pseudouridine synthase produces the protein MQKFHYQPPTIPWLDIRYRDRDIIVINKPVGLLSNPGMAAETHDCALTRLQQLYPETLLVHRLDCATSGIMVFARSKKAESNLKTQFQERRNDKLYIAEVWGIVAQDEGTVDLPLAADKQHPPLQKVDDAGRKAITHYRVLERRDNATLVALQPATGRTHQLRVHMLALGHPILGDDFYGDAQVQQARPRLCLHAASLLFNHPWSGKEMHFVSMAGF, from the coding sequence ATGCAGAAATTTCATTACCAACCACCGACAATACCTTGGCTGGATATTCGTTATCGCGATCGTGACATTATTGTCATCAATAAACCGGTCGGCTTGCTTTCCAATCCGGGAATGGCCGCAGAAACCCACGATTGCGCCCTCACCCGCCTGCAACAGTTATATCCAGAGACATTACTGGTGCATCGCCTCGATTGCGCTACGTCGGGGATCATGGTGTTTGCGCGCAGCAAAAAAGCCGAATCCAATCTAAAAACTCAGTTTCAAGAACGCCGTAACGATAAGCTTTATATTGCCGAAGTTTGGGGGATTGTCGCACAGGATGAAGGCACAGTGGACTTGCCATTAGCGGCAGATAAACAACACCCACCGCTGCAAAAAGTAGATGATGCAGGACGTAAAGCAATCACTCACTACCGTGTGCTAGAGCGCCGAGACAACGCCACGTTAGTCGCACTACAGCCAGCAACAGGGCGAACACACCAACTCCGAGTTCATATGCTAGCGTTGGGGCATCCCATTCTGGGAGATGATTTTTACGGTGATGCACAAGTACAACAAGCGCGGCCACGCCTGTGCCTCCATGCCGCCAGTTTGCTATTCAATCACCCCTGGTCAGGCAAAGAGATGCACTTTGTCAGCATGGCCGGTTTTTAA
- the sstT gene encoding serine/threonine transporter SstT yields the protein MNPSSSVFKRLLRTSLVLQIFIGIVAGIVLAVMAPQWAKNIAFLGELFVGALKAIAPILVFVLVAASLANQKKNTQTNMRPVVILYLVGTFAAALTAVVASFLFPSTLELQLSQQQLTPPQDIVEVMHTLLFRLIDNPVNALMSGNYIGILVWAIGLGLTLRHGSDASKQVFGDIAHGISQMVRFVIRLAPLGVFGLVAVAVAETGFGVLASYAHLLAVLLGAMLFIALVINPLLVYYKIRRNPYPLVLTCLRESGVTAFFTRSSAANIPVNMALCEKLQLHEDTYSVSIPLGATVNMGGAAITITVLTLAAVTTLGIPVDMPTALLLSVIAAISACGASGVAGGSLLLIPLACSLFGIDNNTAMQVVAVGMIIGVVQDSAETALNSSTDVVFTAAACIGAERAQQTR from the coding sequence ATGAACCCATCCTCCTCTGTTTTTAAGCGATTGTTGCGCACTAGTTTGGTGCTGCAGATTTTTATCGGCATTGTCGCGGGCATTGTGCTCGCCGTTATGGCTCCTCAGTGGGCCAAAAATATCGCGTTTCTTGGTGAATTGTTTGTTGGGGCGTTGAAAGCCATCGCACCCATTCTCGTGTTTGTCCTGGTTGCGGCCTCGCTTGCTAATCAAAAGAAAAATACCCAAACGAATATGCGGCCTGTGGTGATCCTCTATCTTGTTGGGACCTTTGCCGCCGCACTGACCGCAGTTGTTGCCAGTTTTCTCTTTCCCTCGACGCTTGAATTACAACTGTCACAACAGCAACTGACACCGCCACAGGATATTGTTGAAGTCATGCATACGCTGTTGTTCCGCTTGATTGATAATCCGGTCAATGCGCTGATGTCAGGGAATTATATCGGTATTTTGGTGTGGGCGATTGGACTTGGCTTGACGCTGCGCCACGGTAGTGATGCTAGCAAACAGGTATTTGGGGACATTGCTCATGGCATTTCGCAGATGGTGCGTTTTGTCATTCGTCTGGCGCCCTTGGGGGTGTTTGGGCTGGTGGCTGTTGCGGTGGCTGAAACCGGTTTTGGCGTGCTTGCCAGCTACGCTCATTTGTTAGCCGTCTTGCTGGGTGCCATGCTGTTTATTGCCTTAGTGATCAACCCGTTGTTGGTATATTACAAAATCCGCCGCAACCCTTATCCTTTGGTTTTGACCTGTTTGCGGGAAAGTGGTGTGACGGCGTTTTTCACGCGTTCCAGCGCCGCCAATATTCCCGTCAATATGGCGCTTTGCGAAAAGTTGCAATTGCATGAAGACACCTATTCGGTGTCTATCCCTTTGGGCGCTACGGTTAATATGGGCGGCGCGGCGATTACCATCACCGTACTGACATTAGCAGCGGTAACTACTTTGGGAATTCCGGTTGATATGCCCACCGCGCTGTTGTTGAGCGTCATTGCCGCAATTTCTGCGTGTGGTGCTTCTGGCGTCGCTGGCGGCTCGTTATTATTGATCCCTCTGGCATGCAGCTTGTTTGGCATAGATAACAACACTGCCATGCAGGTGGTCGCGGTAGGTATGATTATTGGTGTGGTGCAAGATTCGGCTGAAACAGCGCTGAATTCCTCAACTGACGTGGTGTTTACCGCGGCGGCCTGTATCGGCGCCGAGCGGGCACAGCAGACTCGGTAA
- the tgt gene encoding tRNA guanosine(34) transglycosylase Tgt, translating into MKFELDTTDGRARRGRLIFARGTVETPAFMPVGTYGTVKGMTPEEVRATGADILLGNTFHLWLRPGEEIMRKHGDLHDFMNWPRPILTDSGGFQVFSLGDIRKITEEGVHFRSPINGEKIFLDPEKSMQIQHALGSDIVMIFDECTPYPATPDEARKSMEMSLRWAKRSREEFDRLENPNSLFGIIQGSIYETLRDESLTGLVDIGFDGYAIGGLAVGEPKADMHRILEHICPQIPADKPRYLMGVGKPEDLVEGVRRGVDMFDCVMPTRNARNGHLFTSDGVIKIRNARHRDDTSPLDPECDCYTCKHYSRAYLHHLDRCNEMLGARLNTIHNLRYYQRLMEGLRGAIETGTLDAFVKDFYSRQGREVPDPID; encoded by the coding sequence ATGAAATTTGAACTGGATACCACTGACGGCCGCGCGCGTCGCGGTCGTTTGATATTTGCACGTGGCACCGTAGAAACGCCAGCGTTTATGCCCGTTGGTACTTATGGCACGGTCAAGGGCATGACCCCGGAAGAAGTGCGGGCAACTGGCGCGGACATCCTGCTGGGCAATACCTTTCATTTGTGGCTGCGTCCTGGTGAAGAGATCATGCGCAAGCATGGTGACCTGCACGATTTTATGAACTGGCCGCGGCCAATCCTGACGGATTCTGGTGGCTTTCAAGTATTCAGTCTCGGTGATATCCGTAAAATTACCGAAGAAGGCGTGCATTTCCGCTCTCCCATCAATGGCGAAAAAATCTTCCTCGATCCCGAAAAATCGATGCAGATCCAGCATGCGCTCGGGTCTGATATCGTGATGATCTTTGATGAATGTACGCCTTATCCGGCAACACCGGATGAAGCGCGTAAGTCAATGGAGATGTCGCTGCGCTGGGCCAAGCGTTCCCGCGAAGAATTTGATCGTTTAGAAAACCCCAACTCACTGTTTGGGATTATTCAGGGCAGCATCTACGAAACCCTGCGTGATGAGAGTTTAACCGGGCTGGTGGACATCGGCTTTGATGGTTATGCCATCGGTGGCCTCGCGGTTGGCGAGCCTAAAGCGGACATGCATCGTATCTTGGAACATATCTGTCCGCAGATCCCGGCTGATAAACCCCGTTATCTGATGGGCGTAGGTAAACCGGAAGATTTAGTGGAAGGTGTGCGCCGCGGTGTGGATATGTTTGACTGTGTGATGCCAACCCGTAATGCACGCAACGGACATCTGTTCACCAGCGATGGCGTGATAAAAATTCGTAATGCGCGTCACAGGGATGACACATCACCATTGGATCCTGAGTGCGATTGTTATACATGCAAGCATTACTCTCGGGCTTATTTGCACCATCTTGACCGTTGTAATGAGATGCTCGGTGCCCGTCTCAATACCATCCATAATCTGCGTTATTATCAAAGATTGATGGAAGGTTTGCGTGGCGCTATCGAGACAGGTACATTAGACGCCTTTGTAAAGGATTTCTATAGCCGTCAAGGGCGAGAAGTGCCTGATCCGATTGATTGA